The Amycolatopsis sp. DG1A-15b genome window below encodes:
- a CDS encoding glutamate synthase subunit beta, translating to MADPKGFLTTTREEPKRRPVDLRLMDWREVYEDFATTKLQKQAGRCMDCGIPFCHQGCPLGNLIPEWNTLTWREDWQQAIERLHATNNFPEFTGTLCPAPCETACVLGINDDPVTIKRVEISIIDRAFDEGWVTPQPPTTKTGKKVAVVGSGPSGLAAAQQLTRAGHSVVVLERADKIGGLLRYGIPEFKMEKSRLDRRLAQMEAEGTEFRTSVNVGVDLTAAELTASYDAVVLAGGATDWRDLPIPGRELAGIHQAMEFLPPANRVASGELEKSPFDAAGLDVVVIGGGDTGADCVGTSHRQGARSVTQLEIMPKPPEARSDAHPWPTYPMIYRVSSAHEEGGERLYAVNTQEFVGDSDGRVRALKLVEVRNEGGKFVPVPGSERELPAQLVLLAMGFLGPQKKGLLEDLGVELDARGNVARDKAFKTSLDNVFVAGDMGRGQSLIVWAIAEGRSAAAGVDAYLTGRDVLPRPIAPTDRPIA from the coding sequence ATGGCTGACCCCAAAGGCTTTCTGACCACCACCCGCGAAGAGCCGAAGCGGCGTCCGGTCGACCTCCGGCTGATGGACTGGCGCGAGGTCTACGAAGACTTCGCCACGACGAAGCTGCAGAAGCAGGCCGGCCGCTGCATGGACTGCGGCATCCCGTTCTGCCACCAGGGCTGCCCGCTCGGGAACCTCATCCCGGAGTGGAACACGCTGACCTGGCGCGAGGACTGGCAGCAGGCGATCGAGCGGCTGCACGCGACGAACAACTTCCCGGAATTCACCGGGACGTTGTGCCCCGCCCCGTGCGAAACCGCGTGCGTGCTCGGGATCAACGACGACCCGGTGACGATCAAGCGGGTCGAGATCTCCATCATCGACCGGGCCTTCGACGAGGGCTGGGTGACACCGCAGCCACCGACCACGAAGACCGGGAAAAAGGTCGCGGTCGTCGGCTCCGGCCCGTCGGGTCTTGCCGCGGCGCAGCAGCTGACGCGCGCGGGCCACAGCGTCGTGGTCCTCGAGCGGGCCGACAAGATCGGCGGGCTGCTGCGCTACGGCATCCCCGAGTTCAAGATGGAGAAGTCCCGCCTCGACCGGCGCCTGGCGCAGATGGAGGCCGAGGGCACGGAGTTCCGGACGTCGGTGAACGTCGGCGTCGACCTCACCGCCGCGGAGCTGACTGCTTCGTACGACGCCGTGGTGCTCGCCGGTGGCGCGACCGACTGGCGCGACCTGCCGATCCCCGGCCGGGAGCTGGCCGGCATCCACCAGGCCATGGAGTTCCTCCCGCCGGCCAACCGGGTTGCTTCGGGCGAGCTGGAAAAGTCGCCGTTCGACGCCGCGGGCCTGGACGTGGTCGTCATCGGTGGCGGCGACACGGGCGCGGACTGCGTCGGGACATCGCACCGCCAGGGCGCGCGTTCGGTGACGCAGCTGGAGATCATGCCCAAGCCGCCTGAGGCGCGTTCGGACGCTCACCCGTGGCCGACGTACCCGATGATCTACCGGGTGTCCTCGGCGCACGAAGAAGGCGGCGAGCGGCTCTACGCGGTGAACACGCAGGAGTTCGTGGGTGACTCCGACGGTCGCGTGCGGGCGCTGAAGCTGGTCGAGGTCCGCAACGAGGGCGGCAAGTTCGTCCCGGTGCCCGGCTCGGAACGCGAGCTGCCGGCGCAGCTGGTCCTGCTCGCCATGGGCTTCCTCGGACCGCAGAAGAAGGGCCTGCTCGAGGACCTCGGCGTCGAACTGGATGCGCGCGGCAACGTGGCGCGCGACAAGGCGTTCAAGACGAGCCTGGACAACGTGTTCGTGGCCGGCGACATGGGCCGCGGCCAGTCCCTGATCGTGTGGGCGATCGCAGAGGGCCGCAGCGCCGCGGCCGGCGTCGACGCGTACCTGACCGGCCGCGACGTCCTGCCCCGCCCGATCGCGCCGACGGACCGGCCGATCGCGTAG
- a CDS encoding SDR family oxidoreductase has product MRVFVTGASGWIGRALVPELLDAGHEVLGLARSDEAAGTVAAMGADVLRGDLTDLEVLEKGAESADGVVHLAFGHDFSRMDAAIRTDAAAVDAMSAVLAGKSFVAASGTPMVPGRPSTEEDDSVFAGPVAGRGDIARAVLATADRGVRASLVRLPRSVHGEGDAHGLIARLVALGREKGIAPYVGDGTQRWPAVHVLDAAHLFRLALEQAPAKAVLHAVSDEGVRIRDVAEVVGRRLDLPVTSVTAEELGFLGAILAFDQPASAKTTRELLGWRPTRPGLLADLEQGYYG; this is encoded by the coding sequence ATGCGTGTGTTCGTCACCGGCGCGTCCGGCTGGATCGGCCGGGCCCTCGTGCCCGAACTCCTCGACGCGGGCCACGAAGTCCTCGGGCTCGCGAGGTCGGACGAAGCAGCCGGCACCGTCGCCGCGATGGGTGCCGACGTCCTCCGCGGCGACCTCACCGACCTCGAAGTCCTGGAAAAGGGCGCGGAAAGCGCCGACGGCGTCGTCCACCTCGCCTTCGGCCACGACTTCAGCCGGATGGACGCCGCGATCCGGACCGACGCGGCCGCGGTCGACGCCATGAGCGCGGTGCTGGCCGGCAAGTCCTTCGTCGCCGCCTCGGGGACGCCGATGGTGCCCGGCCGCCCGTCGACCGAGGAGGACGACTCCGTCTTCGCGGGGCCGGTGGCCGGCCGGGGGGACATCGCCAGGGCCGTCCTCGCGACGGCGGACCGCGGTGTCCGCGCGTCCCTCGTCCGGCTGCCGCGTTCGGTGCACGGCGAAGGTGACGCCCACGGCCTGATCGCCCGCCTGGTCGCCCTCGGCCGCGAGAAGGGCATCGCGCCTTACGTCGGCGACGGGACGCAGCGCTGGCCCGCGGTCCACGTCCTGGACGCGGCACACCTGTTCCGGCTGGCGCTCGAGCAGGCTCCGGCGAAAGCCGTGCTGCACGCGGTCAGTGACGAAGGCGTGCGGATCCGCGACGTCGCCGAGGTGGTCGGCCGTCGCCTCGATCTGCCGGTCACTTCGGTGACCGCCGAAGAGCTCGGCTTCCTCGGCGCGATCCTGGCGTTCGACCAGCCGGCGTCGGCGAAAACGACCCGGGAGCTGCTCGGCTGGCGGCCCACGCGGCCGGGGCTGCTGGCCGACCTCGAGCAGGGGTACTACGGCTGA
- a CDS encoding TetR/AcrR family transcriptional regulator: MSRWEPNTRERLLDAALDLFGERGYDSVTVAEIAERAGLTKRTFFRHFSEKREVLFAGQELLSRMFAEAIAGAPASATPMEAIAAALTAATTPFGPQRRERARQVKAVVAGHRDLRERELLKLATLRAAMADALGVRGVPDPTARLAAEIGGLAFSTGFARWVAPGSERPFAELVHEALDELLAATSTLG, encoded by the coding sequence ATGAGCCGCTGGGAGCCGAACACGCGCGAGCGACTGCTCGACGCCGCGCTCGACCTGTTCGGCGAGCGGGGGTACGACAGCGTCACGGTCGCCGAGATCGCGGAGCGGGCCGGGCTGACGAAGCGGACCTTCTTCCGTCACTTCAGCGAGAAGCGCGAAGTGCTCTTCGCGGGCCAAGAGCTGCTGAGCCGGATGTTCGCCGAGGCGATCGCCGGCGCCCCGGCGTCGGCGACCCCGATGGAGGCGATCGCGGCGGCGCTGACGGCCGCCACGACCCCGTTCGGGCCGCAGCGCCGGGAGCGGGCGCGCCAGGTCAAGGCGGTGGTCGCCGGCCACCGCGACCTGCGCGAGCGCGAACTGCTGAAGCTCGCGACGTTGCGGGCCGCGATGGCCGACGCCCTGGGCGTGCGCGGAGTCCCGGACCCGACAGCCCGCCTCGCCGCCGAAATCGGCGGCCTCGCCTTCTCGACGGGCTTCGCCCGCTGGGTCGCGCCCGGCAGCGAGCGGCCGTTCGCCGAACTGGTCCACGAGGCGTTGGACGAGTTGCTGGCGGCCACCTCCACCCTCGGCTGA
- a CDS encoding Dyp-type peroxidase, translating to MSVDLSTTLSWTTASGDAATMLGELQPNILKAHVRDHLSALFLAFGDAAEARAFLVSVTGKMKSAKAHLDEVSAFKAAAGAGTPYVGVGLTAAGYRALGVENFPQDEAFRRGMTAAGTRQRLNDPPRSTFDPGYRGEIHAVVLVGDATDKTMTARRNEILGLLPDSATVLAEETGLGRVNARGEGIEHFGYVDGRSQPLFLTEDIDAEKNNTDGINVWNPAAPLEQVLVPDTAAPDPGVHFGSYFVFRKLEQNVRRFKQAEADLADTLGLAGEDRERAGAMIIGRFEDGTPLTTQREDGAESPVSNNFTYDSDRAALKCPFQAHIRKTNPRGSGGAEDPADERRHLMARRGVTYGERPDDPNADVPPAARPSGGIGLLFMAFNSRLGNQFEFTQAVWADNPGFPIVDGVTPGLDPVIGQGVRESSEYTVDWGGSAQRTAGPVPQAVTLRGGEYFFMPSLAFLRSL from the coding sequence ATGAGTGTCGATCTGTCCACCACGCTGTCCTGGACCACGGCGAGCGGTGATGCCGCGACGATGCTCGGCGAACTGCAGCCGAACATCCTCAAAGCCCACGTCCGCGATCACCTGTCCGCCCTGTTCCTCGCCTTCGGCGACGCGGCGGAGGCGCGTGCTTTCCTCGTCTCGGTCACCGGGAAGATGAAGTCCGCCAAGGCACACCTCGACGAGGTGAGCGCGTTCAAGGCCGCCGCCGGCGCGGGAACGCCGTACGTCGGCGTCGGGCTCACCGCGGCCGGCTACCGCGCTCTCGGCGTCGAGAACTTCCCGCAGGACGAGGCGTTCCGGCGCGGGATGACGGCAGCGGGCACGCGGCAGCGGCTGAACGACCCGCCGCGTTCGACGTTCGATCCGGGCTACCGCGGCGAAATCCACGCCGTCGTGCTCGTCGGGGACGCCACCGACAAAACAATGACCGCCCGCCGCAACGAAATCCTCGGCCTGCTGCCGGATTCGGCCACGGTGCTCGCGGAGGAAACCGGCCTCGGCCGGGTCAACGCGCGCGGCGAGGGCATCGAGCACTTCGGGTACGTCGACGGCCGCAGCCAGCCGCTGTTCCTGACCGAAGACATCGACGCGGAGAAGAACAACACCGACGGCATCAACGTGTGGAATCCGGCGGCGCCGCTCGAGCAGGTGCTGGTTCCCGACACCGCGGCACCGGATCCCGGCGTGCATTTCGGCAGCTATTTCGTTTTCCGCAAACTGGAACAGAACGTCCGGCGGTTCAAGCAGGCCGAAGCGGATCTGGCCGACACACTCGGCCTCGCCGGCGAAGACCGCGAACGGGCCGGGGCGATGATCATCGGCCGCTTCGAGGACGGCACGCCGCTGACCACGCAGCGGGAAGACGGCGCGGAAAGCCCGGTGTCGAACAACTTCACCTACGACAGCGACCGCGCCGCGCTGAAGTGCCCGTTCCAGGCGCACATCCGCAAGACGAACCCGCGCGGTTCCGGCGGCGCCGAGGACCCGGCCGACGAGCGGCGCCACCTGATGGCCCGCCGGGGCGTCACGTACGGGGAGCGCCCGGACGACCCGAACGCCGACGTGCCGCCCGCGGCGCGGCCGAGCGGCGGGATCGGGCTGCTGTTCATGGCCTTCAACTCACGACTGGGCAACCAGTTCGAGTTCACGCAGGCGGTTTGGGCGGACAACCCGGGCTTCCCGATCGTCGACGGCGTCACGCCGGGGCTGGACCCGGTGATCGGCCAGGGCGTGCGCGAGTCGTCGGAGTACACCGTGGACTGGGGTGGCTCCGCGCAGCGGACGGCCGGCCCGGTGCCGCAGGCGGTGACGCTGCGCGGCGGCGAGTACTTCTTCATGCCGTCGCTGGCCTT